Proteins co-encoded in one Methanobrevibacter sp. genomic window:
- a CDS encoding dihydromethanopterin reductase (acceptor), translating into MRIGFAITGAGHLLEESVKLLEKLASDNEVTVFLSGAGEEVLKMYGLFERVKSLTGGKYRELATDNNQKFSYPITGRLSLGKYDLLIVSPATANTVSKIVYGIADTLVTNAVAQSGKSKTPVAIVPVDIHPGPIETVLPSKLELSKCKNCDNCVASLVCENGAIIPYSEIDLQKCIGCGLCKNSCPEDAISEGKIITLYMRDIDIENTQKLSEMDGISIYEEPSDILDYFE; encoded by the coding sequence ATGAGAATAGGTTTTGCAATTACTGGAGCAGGACATTTACTTGAAGAGTCAGTTAAACTACTTGAAAAATTAGCTTCTGATAATGAAGTTACCGTATTCTTATCCGGGGCTGGTGAAGAAGTTCTTAAAATGTATGGGCTTTTCGAAAGGGTAAAATCTTTAACTGGTGGTAAATATAGAGAACTTGCAACAGATAATAATCAGAAATTTAGTTATCCTATAACTGGGAGATTATCTTTAGGTAAATATGATTTGCTTATTGTAAGTCCTGCTACTGCAAATACAGTTTCAAAAATAGTCTATGGAATTGCAGACACATTAGTTACAAATGCTGTTGCACAATCTGGAAAGAGTAAAACTCCAGTAGCTATAGTGCCTGTTGACATCCATCCTGGCCCTATTGAAACAGTATTGCCTTCTAAACTAGAATTATCTAAATGTAAAAATTGCGATAATTGTGTTGCTAGTCTAGTTTGTGAAAATGGAGCTATTATTCCTTACAGCGAAATTGATCTTCAAAAATGTATAGGCTGCGGATTATGTAAAAATTCCTGTCCTGAGGATGCAATTTCTGAAGGAAAAATAATTACTCTTTATATGAGGGATATTGATATAGAAAATACTCAGAAATTATCTGAAATGGATGGAATTAGTATTTACGAAGAACCTTCAGATATTCTTGATTATTTTGAATAA
- a CDS encoding DUF192 domain-containing protein: MLADSYFSRLKGLMFKKEIDYGLLIRTKLGSSIHTCFMLFPIDVYFIKNKEIIEKTTLNPWSFYKPVKEADFILEFRKDDFKIKKEDEILIIQNNQEYLKVLRKY, translated from the coding sequence ATGCTTGCAGACAGTTATTTTAGTAGATTAAAAGGATTAATGTTCAAAAAAGAGATTGATTATGGCCTTTTAATAAGAACAAAACTTGGATCAAGCATACACACATGCTTTATGCTATTTCCCATTGACGTTTATTTTATAAAAAATAAAGAAATCATTGAAAAAACAACACTAAACCCATGGTCTTTTTACAAGCCAGTAAAAGAAGCGGATTTTATTTTAGAATTTAGAAAAGATGATTTTAAAATAAAAAAAGAAGATGAAATATTAATTATTCAAAATAATCAAGAATATCTGAAGGTTCTTCGTAAATACTAA
- a CDS encoding ATP-binding protein — translation MILKREDYLEKITPLIGKNIIKVLTGIRRCGKSIILSQIVEEVKNRGIKDENILFINFDSSNFQNIFDNNDLNLFVSDYIMDKDQKYFLFFDEIQNVKDWQLSISSFLVDYNVDIYITGSNANLLSGELATLLTGRHIEFKIYPFSFKEIISYNKLNGINLDTNAVFNRYIKFGGMPFTLELDDDNKVRYLEDLQKSIIFNDVLKRVSINNIDLLERLIRFTMNNVGQIFSANSISKYFKSENRSVKSETIYNYLKYLENACFIHKVHRKDLVGKKILKFNEKFFLTDFGFREAMFGSNMKDIGQILENIVYLELLRRGYKVNVGKLYQSEVDFVAQKGSDKLYIQVTYLMADEKTREREFKPLTKINDAYPKYVLSMDPIDYEYEGIKKINIIDFLLNKDKY, via the coding sequence ATGATACTTAAAAGAGAAGATTATCTTGAAAAAATCACTCCATTAATTGGTAAAAATATTATTAAAGTTTTGACTGGAATTAGACGTTGTGGAAAGTCAATTATTTTATCCCAAATTGTTGAAGAAGTTAAAAATAGGGGGATAAAAGATGAAAATATTCTTTTTATAAACTTTGATTCAAGTAATTTTCAAAATATCTTTGACAATAATGATTTGAATTTATTTGTTTCAGATTACATAATGGATAAAGATCAAAAATATTTTCTATTCTTTGATGAGATTCAGAATGTTAAAGATTGGCAATTAAGCATATCTTCTTTTTTGGTTGATTATAATGTAGATATTTATATAACTGGATCAAATGCTAATTTATTATCTGGTGAATTGGCAACATTGTTAACTGGCAGACATATTGAATTCAAGATTTATCCTTTCTCATTTAAAGAAATTATTAGCTATAATAAATTAAATGGTATAAATTTAGATACTAATGCTGTTTTTAATAGATATATAAAATTTGGGGGAATGCCCTTTACTTTAGAATTGGATGATGACAATAAGGTTCGTTACCTTGAAGACCTTCAAAAATCCATTATTTTCAATGATGTTTTAAAAAGAGTTTCAATTAATAATATTGATCTATTGGAGCGATTGATTAGATTCACAATGAATAATGTTGGTCAAATATTTTCAGCCAATAGCATTTCTAAATATTTTAAAAGTGAAAACAGAAGCGTTAAAAGTGAAACTATTTACAATTATTTGAAATATCTTGAAAATGCCTGTTTTATTCATAAAGTTCACAGGAAAGATTTGGTAGGGAAGAAAATATTAAAATTTAATGAAAAATTCTTTTTAACAGATTTTGGATTTAGGGAAGCCATGTTTGGAAGCAATATGAAGGATATTGGTCAGATTCTTGAAAACATTGTATATTTGGAACTTCTAAGAAGGGGTTATAAGGTTAATGTTGGAAAACTCTACCAAAGTGAAGTTGATTTTGTAGCACAAAAAGGTTCGGATAAATTGTATATTCAAGTGACTTATTTGATGGCTGATGAAAAAACTCGTGAAAGGGAATTCAAACCTCTTACAAAAATAAATGATGCTTATCCTAAGTATGTTTTGTCAATGGATCCTATTGATTATGAATATGAGGGTATTAAAAAGATTAATATTATTGATTTTCTTTTAAACAAAGACAAATATTAG
- the glyA gene encoding serine hydroxymethyltransferase — MSDNLNELHEFENIIENHTNYMRNSINLIASENIVSVEVKEAIVSDFEHRYAEGQSHERLYEGCQYVDQIEDLTIASSKKLFNAAYANVQPVSGVTANLASFFAFGNRGDKLMALEVPTGGHISHAKVSAAGICGLKTINQPFNPEIMNIDIDAMNKKILEEKPKIVLFGGSLFLFPHPVAEAREAADEVGATIMYDAAHVLGLIAGGQFQQPLEEGADLMMGSTHKTFPGPQGGIILARDAAYKDKIDNAVFPGVVSNHHLHHLAGLGIANTEMMEFGEAYAKQIIKNAQTLAGCLYELGFDVLCEDQGFTKSHQIAVRVSDIRPATDIAHDLAENNVVLNKNLLPGDNVDDSDNPSGLRIGTQEITRRGLKEKEMAEVAEFIKAVAMDEKDVKEDVKEFMNQYTTVQYAFSERDGYKVHKL, encoded by the coding sequence ATGTCTGATAACTTAAATGAATTACATGAATTTGAAAACATTATCGAAAATCATACTAACTACATGAGAAATAGTATTAATCTTATTGCAAGTGAAAATATCGTAAGTGTAGAAGTTAAAGAAGCTATCGTGTCTGATTTTGAACACAGATATGCAGAAGGACAATCTCATGAAAGATTATACGAAGGATGCCAATATGTTGATCAAATTGAGGATTTGACAATTGCTTCCTCTAAAAAGTTATTCAATGCAGCTTATGCAAATGTTCAACCTGTTTCAGGAGTAACTGCAAACTTGGCATCATTTTTTGCTTTCGGTAATCGTGGAGATAAGTTAATGGCTTTAGAAGTTCCAACCGGAGGACATATTAGCCATGCGAAAGTAAGTGCAGCTGGAATTTGTGGTTTAAAAACAATCAACCAACCGTTCAATCCGGAAATAATGAACATTGACATTGATGCAATGAATAAGAAAATATTGGAAGAAAAACCTAAGATAGTTCTCTTTGGTGGTAGTCTATTCTTATTCCCACATCCTGTAGCAGAAGCAAGAGAAGCTGCTGATGAGGTTGGAGCTACTATTATGTATGACGCCGCTCATGTTTTAGGATTAATTGCTGGAGGCCAATTCCAACAACCTTTAGAAGAAGGAGCAGATTTAATGATGGGAAGTACTCATAAAACATTCCCAGGACCTCAAGGAGGAATTATTCTCGCACGCGATGCTGCATATAAAGATAAGATTGACAATGCAGTATTCCCTGGTGTTGTAAGTAACCACCACCTTCACCATTTAGCTGGTCTTGGAATAGCTAACACTGAAATGATGGAATTCGGTGAAGCGTATGCTAAACAAATTATTAAAAACGCTCAAACTCTTGCAGGATGTCTTTATGAATTAGGTTTTGATGTATTGTGTGAAGATCAAGGATTTACTAAATCCCATCAAATTGCTGTTAGAGTATCTGATATTCGCCCAGCAACAGACATTGCTCATGACTTGGCTGAAAATAATGTTGTCTTAAATAAAAATCTTCTTCCTGGTGACAATGTAGATGATAGTGATAATCCATCCGGGTTAAGAATTGGTACTCAAGAGATAACCAGAAGAGGATTAAAAGAAAAAGAAATGGCTGAAGTAGCTGAATTTATAAAAGCAGTGGCTATGGATGAAAAAGACGTTAAGGAAGATGTAAAAGAATTTATGAACCAATACACTACTGTTCAATATGCATTTTCCGAAAGAGATGGTTATAAGGTTCACAAATTATGA